From Stenotrophomonas maltophilia, a single genomic window includes:
- a CDS encoding Slp family lipoprotein — translation MNTKFFLTAVATLALSACATAPKPLQGQFSLVSPRDSVATQQVGTPVRWGGRIIETKPGQGETCFQMISRPLNASGRPNTTSSDASDGRFIACRAGFYDPAVFEAGRDVTFIGKIDGYQNTRIGDYDYRLPKLSADVIYLWPEQRQVDVVPYPYGPWGPGPYGPYWGGYGRWGWW, via the coding sequence ATGAACACCAAGTTCTTCCTCACCGCCGTGGCCACGCTGGCCCTGTCGGCCTGCGCCACGGCTCCCAAGCCGCTGCAGGGACAGTTCAGCCTGGTCTCCCCCCGCGACTCGGTCGCCACCCAGCAGGTCGGCACGCCCGTCCGTTGGGGCGGTCGCATCATCGAAACCAAGCCTGGCCAGGGCGAGACCTGCTTCCAGATGATCTCGCGCCCACTCAATGCCAGTGGCCGCCCGAACACCACCTCGTCCGACGCCAGCGACGGCCGCTTCATCGCCTGCCGCGCCGGTTTCTACGACCCGGCCGTGTTTGAAGCCGGCCGCGACGTGACCTTCATCGGCAAGATCGATGGCTACCAGAACACCCGCATCGGCGACTACGACTATCGCCTGCCGAAGCTGTCGGCCGACGTGATCTACCTGTGGCCGGAACAGCGCCAGGTCGATGTGGTGCCCTACCCCTATGGTCCGTGGGGCCCGGGTCCGTATGGCCCGTACTGGGGCGGCTACGGCCGTTGGGGCTGGTGGTGA
- a CDS encoding histidine triad nucleotide-binding protein codes for MSTETLFSKIIRREIPATIVYEDDEVLGFKDIAPQAPVHVLFIPKNEVIPTLDDLQPSQAHLIGKLALAAAEYARREGFAQDGYRVVMNCREHAGQTVFHIHMHLLAGGPLGHFGSPGR; via the coding sequence ATGAGCACCGAAACCCTCTTCAGCAAGATCATCCGTCGCGAGATCCCGGCCACCATCGTCTACGAGGATGACGAGGTGCTGGGCTTCAAGGACATCGCGCCGCAGGCGCCGGTGCATGTGCTGTTCATTCCGAAGAACGAGGTCATCCCGACCCTGGACGACCTGCAGCCGTCGCAGGCGCACCTGATCGGCAAGCTGGCACTGGCCGCGGCCGAGTACGCGCGCCGCGAGGGTTTTGCACAGGACGGCTACCGCGTCGTGATGAACTGCCGCGAGCATGCCGGGCAGACCGTGTTCCACATCCACATGCATCTGCTTGCCGGTGGACCGCTGGGCCATTTCGGTTCGCCGGGGCGCTGA
- a CDS encoding DUF58 domain-containing protein, with protein sequence MTTRWARLRLLARPRRPETLPQQLDRHRIYVLPTRFGLFVATLLVAMLLGALNYNNNPALLLALLLAAAAIASAIAAHLQLSGVQVDAISAEPVAAGQPLRLRVDLSLRDPRARHGLHLQLGDSEAWTSLPPQGRGEVELEVPSERRGWLELPRIRLSTTQPLGLVRAWSWVWPEQPLLVYPLAEALVPALPESGNDPLHTRAHASGEELHQLRPYRAGDAPRSISWKHSARRDSLLVREYEKPIGIEVILDWRTLAPLGHEARIARLARWVDVAEREGRRYTLLLPAHPAIGPGQGAGHHHLCLRALALLPHG encoded by the coding sequence GTGACCACGCGCTGGGCCCGACTACGGCTGCTGGCACGTCCGCGCCGGCCCGAAACGCTGCCGCAGCAGCTCGACCGCCATCGCATCTATGTGCTGCCCACGCGTTTCGGGCTGTTCGTCGCCACCCTGCTGGTCGCGATGCTGCTGGGGGCGTTGAACTACAACAACAACCCGGCACTGCTGCTGGCCCTGCTGCTGGCCGCAGCGGCGATTGCCAGTGCCATCGCCGCGCACCTGCAGCTTTCCGGTGTACAGGTCGATGCGATCTCGGCAGAACCGGTTGCGGCCGGGCAACCGCTGCGCCTGCGCGTGGACCTGTCGCTGCGTGATCCGCGTGCGCGGCATGGGCTGCACCTGCAACTGGGTGACAGCGAAGCCTGGACCTCACTGCCGCCACAGGGGCGTGGCGAGGTCGAACTGGAAGTCCCCAGCGAGCGCCGCGGATGGCTGGAGCTGCCGCGCATCCGCCTGTCCACCACCCAGCCGCTGGGGCTGGTGCGCGCGTGGTCGTGGGTGTGGCCGGAACAGCCGCTGCTGGTCTATCCGTTGGCCGAGGCGCTGGTCCCGGCGTTGCCGGAGAGCGGCAACGATCCACTGCATACGCGTGCCCATGCCAGTGGCGAAGAACTGCACCAGCTGCGCCCCTATCGTGCAGGCGATGCGCCGCGCAGCATTTCATGGAAGCACTCCGCGCGCCGCGACAGCCTGCTGGTGCGCGAGTATGAAAAGCCGATCGGCATCGAAGTGATCCTCGACTGGCGCACGCTGGCGCCGCTGGGGCACGAAGCCCGCATCGCGCGATTGGCACGCTGGGTGGATGTGGCCGAGCGCGAGGGCCGGCGCTACACCCTGCTGCTGCCGGCGCATCCTGCTATCGGCCCTGGCCAGGGGGCCGGCCATCACCACCTGTGCCTGCGTGCACTGGCGTTGTTGCCGCATGGCTGA
- a CDS encoding AAA family ATPase yields MPASSPNPSMLTDQLRQALREAQDQVNALVLGKVPEVRLAFVALLSGGHLLIEDLPGLGKTTLAHALASSLGLTFQRVQFTSDLLPADVLGVSVYEAGSRQFQFHAGPVFTHVLLADEINRAPPRTQSALLEAMAEQQVTLDGQTHPLPDPFFVIATQNPVDLSGTFPLPDSQLDRFLLRLAMGYPNAQAERELLRGTDRRDLIARAVPKLDDTQVRALREAVGHIHASDALVDYVQALLTRSRQHAGVRVGLSPRAGLALLRAARAHALLLGRSHVVPEDVQTLFVAVAGHRLVAEAESSSGPALARAILQTVAVD; encoded by the coding sequence ATGCCAGCTTCGTCCCCCAATCCCAGCATGCTAACCGATCAATTGCGTCAGGCCCTGCGGGAGGCACAGGATCAGGTCAACGCACTGGTGCTGGGCAAGGTGCCGGAAGTCAGGCTGGCGTTTGTCGCCCTGCTTTCCGGCGGGCATCTGCTGATCGAAGATCTGCCCGGGCTCGGCAAGACCACATTGGCGCATGCACTGGCCAGCAGCCTCGGCCTCACCTTCCAGCGCGTGCAGTTCACCTCCGACCTGCTGCCGGCCGATGTACTGGGCGTGTCGGTGTACGAGGCCGGCAGCCGCCAGTTCCAGTTCCATGCCGGCCCCGTGTTCACCCACGTGCTGCTGGCCGACGAGATCAACCGCGCGCCCCCGCGCACGCAGAGTGCGCTGCTGGAAGCCATGGCCGAACAGCAGGTCACCCTGGACGGACAGACCCATCCGCTGCCCGATCCGTTCTTCGTGATCGCCACGCAGAACCCGGTGGACCTGTCAGGCACCTTCCCGCTGCCCGATTCGCAGCTGGATCGATTCCTGCTGCGCCTGGCGATGGGTTACCCCAACGCCCAGGCGGAGCGCGAGCTGCTGCGTGGAACCGATCGTCGTGACCTGATCGCGCGCGCGGTACCGAAGCTGGATGACACGCAGGTCCGCGCGCTGCGTGAAGCGGTCGGCCACATTCATGCCAGCGACGCGCTGGTCGACTATGTGCAGGCGTTGCTGACCCGCAGCCGCCAGCACGCGGGCGTACGGGTGGGCCTGTCACCACGCGCCGGCCTGGCGCTGCTGCGCGCGGCCAGGGCGCATGCGCTGCTGCTGGGCCGCAGCCATGTGGTCCCCGAGGATGTGCAGACGCTGTTCGTGGCCGTGGCCGGGCATCGGCTGGTGGCCGAGGCCGAGTCCAGCTCAGGACCGGCGCTGGCGCGGGCGATCCTGCAGACCGTCGCGGTGGACTGA
- a CDS encoding transglutaminase TgpA family protein — MAETPALIDRTARSWTLASAALALLPLLLQLPPLLAGVIAATAVVTAFLSWRKVLPMPVRLLLVLGMLAAIVWQMGMVRPGRDTGCALLAAMLAIKSSELRSLRDARSLLGFALFSPFAAFLLDQGPLTTVLAALAGISALLALQRLAQDEGHAGRVPLYGQLRGVGRLLAIGLPLALACFWLFPRLATPLWGVPERAVGTPGLSDSMEPGQWLDLMADDTPALRVQFFGAVPEAAQRYWRGPVLTAFDGRRWMRDPASARRTPAVVEAGTQRWDYQIDYEPTDRRQLVALDLPGQAPAGSTLDADMSLSSDRALASLSRWRLQSAPPRRFDSTLSPYLRRAALQLPDGFNPRTATLARQWRHDAGNDDAAIVRRALQWITTDFSYTLETPQAGRDPVDEFLFGYKAGFCEHFSSAFVVLMRNAGIPARVVTGFAGGTRNRLGDYWIVRRMDAHAWAEVWLPQRGWVRVDPTAAVAPERILDTLDDRLQAGTDNPMQQRLLELGQMGDWLRRGWNDLVLSFDARRQQQLLKPFGLDELGPGQLAAGFVIAALLALAWMAWLLARGERERDPLLRAWHRLGRRYARLGLAREPHETARDWAHRVHAQRPDPALLALSQRFADARYAGTCTDLASLLRDLRRHRPTSGASP, encoded by the coding sequence ATGGCTGAGACCCCTGCCCTGATCGATCGCACTGCCCGCAGCTGGACCCTGGCCAGCGCGGCGCTGGCGCTGTTGCCGTTGCTGCTGCAGCTGCCGCCACTGTTGGCCGGCGTCATCGCAGCCACAGCGGTGGTGACTGCATTCCTGTCATGGCGGAAGGTGCTGCCGATGCCGGTACGCCTGCTGCTGGTGCTCGGCATGCTCGCCGCCATCGTCTGGCAGATGGGCATGGTGCGCCCCGGGCGCGATACCGGTTGTGCCCTGCTGGCCGCGATGCTGGCGATCAAGTCCAGCGAACTGCGCAGCCTTCGCGATGCCCGCAGCCTGCTGGGCTTCGCGCTGTTCTCCCCGTTTGCGGCGTTCCTGCTCGACCAGGGACCGCTGACAACCGTGCTGGCGGCGTTGGCAGGCATCAGCGCGCTGCTGGCCCTGCAACGCCTGGCCCAGGATGAAGGCCATGCAGGCCGAGTGCCGTTGTACGGGCAGTTGCGCGGCGTGGGTCGCCTGCTGGCGATCGGGCTGCCGCTGGCCCTGGCCTGCTTCTGGCTGTTCCCGCGCCTGGCGACGCCACTGTGGGGGGTACCCGAGCGCGCCGTCGGCACCCCGGGGCTGTCCGACAGCATGGAACCGGGCCAGTGGCTGGACCTGATGGCCGACGACACGCCCGCACTTCGCGTGCAGTTCTTCGGTGCCGTACCCGAAGCGGCGCAGCGCTACTGGCGTGGGCCGGTGCTGACCGCATTCGATGGACGACGCTGGATGCGCGACCCCGCCAGCGCGCGGCGGACGCCCGCGGTGGTCGAGGCCGGCACGCAACGCTGGGACTACCAGATCGATTACGAGCCGACCGACCGTCGCCAGCTGGTCGCGCTGGATCTGCCGGGCCAGGCGCCCGCAGGCAGCACGCTGGATGCGGACATGAGCCTGAGCAGCGACCGAGCGCTGGCCTCGCTCAGCCGCTGGCGGCTGCAATCGGCGCCACCACGGCGCTTCGACAGCACCTTGTCGCCGTATCTGCGGCGCGCGGCGCTGCAGTTGCCCGATGGCTTCAATCCACGCACCGCCACCCTGGCACGCCAATGGCGGCATGACGCAGGCAACGATGACGCGGCCATCGTCCGCCGCGCACTGCAATGGATCACCACCGATTTCTCCTACACGCTGGAAACGCCCCAGGCCGGGCGCGACCCGGTCGACGAGTTCCTGTTCGGCTACAAGGCCGGCTTCTGCGAGCACTTCAGTTCCGCCTTCGTGGTGCTGATGCGCAATGCCGGCATTCCGGCACGGGTGGTCACCGGATTCGCCGGCGGCACCCGCAATCGCCTTGGCGATTACTGGATCGTGCGACGGATGGATGCCCATGCGTGGGCCGAGGTGTGGCTGCCGCAGCGCGGCTGGGTACGGGTCGATCCCACCGCTGCGGTGGCGCCCGAACGCATCCTCGATACCCTCGACGACCGCCTGCAGGCTGGCACCGACAACCCGATGCAGCAGCGTTTGCTGGAACTGGGGCAGATGGGCGACTGGCTGCGCCGCGGCTGGAACGATCTGGTGCTGTCCTTCGACGCACGCCGCCAGCAGCAGCTGCTCAAGCCGTTCGGGCTGGACGAGCTTGGCCCTGGTCAGCTGGCCGCCGGCTTCGTGATCGCCGCGTTGCTGGCCTTGGCCTGGATGGCCTGGCTGCTGGCCCGCGGCGAACGCGAACGTGATCCGCTGCTGCGCGCCTGGCACCGGCTGGGGCGACGCTATGCACGCCTCGGCCTGGCCCGGGAGCCGCATGAAACCGCACGGGACTGGGCGCATCGGGTACACGCCCAGCGGCCCGACCCTGCCCTCCTCGCACTCAGCCAGCGTTTCGCCGACGCGCGTTACGCTGGAACTTGCACCGACCTCGCTTCATTATTGCGGGACCTGCGCAGGCATCGCCCGACTTCCGGAGCCTCCCCATGA
- a CDS encoding glycosyltransferase family 39 protein has protein sequence MQGEQRARAIFLWLWTLVTAAKLVVAARLPLFVDEAFYWQEGQHLAAAYSDLPGLTAWLARLGVEIGGHHVLALRLPFLAIGALLPLLVVRTATRWFGNVAGWQAGSLTLLMPLSATLGLLAVPDVPMALAAVICLHAGARLLHNVDASSAMKLALGLMIGALSHYRFIGVIGVGFIALLALPQGRRMLADPRVWVALAVGVLAWLPLLAWNADNHDAGLKFQVVERHPWTFEWNGLWFLVIQPMLVTPILCMAMWKVALAGTRSGGGTRVQWRYFGLVGGVSTLGIFLLGFFTDVERISFHWPLPGYLALLVAVPVVLNSWPRWLRRTGWWLAGAGMVLAFGYYLMASTPSLREQLAGSKYYPRNFAGWQPLAAAVREELQQMPAGTRVLAGNFKVGAELGFQLGDGDIEVLPHPLNDKHGRTAQLAQWDLLHAGTRSAPMLLVLSPSDQRYRDLLARYHAICEQVGPLPAPRVVSSDHGFQRFLLFRLPPQRASGACVTPAMAWLDAPANGEKVSGTLAIRGWAFKDGVGLAGVEVLVDGRSIGSARYGRVFDVRQTWPDSTDPQHPAVGFDATLDTSTLAPGRHWMGLRLHGHDGSVEEWQEQPFEVR, from the coding sequence ATGCAAGGCGAACAGCGCGCACGGGCAATTTTTCTCTGGTTGTGGACGCTGGTCACAGCGGCCAAGCTGGTGGTGGCTGCGCGCCTGCCATTGTTCGTCGACGAGGCGTTCTATTGGCAGGAAGGGCAGCATCTGGCTGCGGCCTATTCCGATCTGCCCGGGCTGACTGCATGGCTGGCACGGCTGGGCGTGGAGATCGGCGGCCATCACGTGCTGGCATTGCGACTGCCGTTCCTGGCCATCGGTGCGCTGCTGCCATTGCTGGTGGTGCGCACGGCCACGCGCTGGTTCGGCAACGTGGCGGGCTGGCAGGCGGGCAGCCTCACGCTGTTGATGCCGCTGTCGGCGACGCTGGGCCTGCTGGCGGTGCCGGATGTGCCGATGGCGCTGGCGGCGGTGATCTGCCTGCATGCCGGTGCGCGCCTGCTGCACAACGTGGATGCATCATCGGCGATGAAGCTGGCGCTGGGCCTGATGATCGGCGCCCTCAGCCACTACCGTTTCATCGGCGTCATCGGTGTTGGCTTCATTGCATTGCTGGCGCTGCCACAGGGCCGGCGCATGCTGGCCGATCCGCGCGTATGGGTTGCGTTGGCGGTGGGTGTACTGGCCTGGCTGCCGTTGCTGGCATGGAATGCCGACAATCACGATGCCGGCCTGAAGTTCCAGGTGGTCGAGCGGCATCCCTGGACGTTCGAGTGGAACGGGCTGTGGTTCCTGGTGATCCAGCCGATGCTGGTCACCCCGATCCTGTGCATGGCGATGTGGAAGGTGGCGCTGGCCGGTACCCGCAGCGGCGGCGGTACGCGCGTGCAATGGCGCTACTTCGGCCTGGTGGGCGGTGTATCCACGCTGGGCATTTTCCTGCTCGGCTTCTTCACCGACGTCGAGCGCATCAGTTTCCATTGGCCGCTGCCGGGCTACCTGGCGTTGCTGGTGGCGGTGCCGGTGGTGCTCAACAGCTGGCCACGCTGGCTGCGCCGCACCGGCTGGTGGCTGGCGGGCGCGGGCATGGTGCTGGCCTTTGGCTATTACCTGATGGCCTCCACGCCATCGCTGCGCGAGCAGCTGGCAGGCAGCAAGTACTACCCGCGCAATTTCGCAGGCTGGCAGCCGCTGGCCGCAGCCGTGCGCGAAGAACTGCAGCAGATGCCGGCGGGTACGCGCGTGCTGGCCGGCAACTTCAAGGTAGGGGCCGAACTGGGCTTCCAGCTGGGCGACGGTGACATTGAAGTGCTGCCGCACCCGCTCAACGACAAGCATGGGCGGACCGCGCAGCTTGCACAGTGGGACCTGCTGCACGCGGGTACACGCTCGGCGCCGATGCTGCTGGTGCTGTCGCCCAGCGATCAGCGCTACCGCGACCTGCTGGCGCGCTATCACGCCATCTGCGAACAGGTGGGGCCCTTGCCTGCACCGCGCGTGGTCAGCAGCGATCATGGATTCCAGCGCTTCCTGCTGTTCCGGTTGCCGCCGCAGCGTGCCTCGGGCGCATGCGTGACCCCGGCGATGGCGTGGCTGGATGCGCCTGCCAATGGCGAGAAAGTGTCCGGCACCCTCGCCATCCGCGGGTGGGCCTTCAAGGATGGCGTCGGCCTGGCAGGTGTCGAGGTGCTGGTCGATGGACGCTCGATCGGAAGCGCTCGCTATGGCCGTGTCTTCGATGTTCGCCAGACCTGGCCGGACAGTACCGATCCGCAGCATCCGGCCGTGGGCTTTGATGCCACCCTGGACACGAGCACGCTGGCACCGGGCCGGCACTGGATGGGCCTGCGCCTGCACGGCCACGATGGCAGCGTGGAGGAATGGCAGGAGCAGCCGTTCGAGGTTCGTTGA